A genome region from Leptospira langatensis includes the following:
- a CDS encoding flagellar assembly protein FlaA, whose product MSRKGFFHFQKKFPIGILLLIHCLPFFSDHAVDLSGIYKEVLVQDFETESFGEENVKAKLGPDFTPEVRISTVFRTPERDSEKSLYVEVSAEKNQSFQILFKKPWTSQDFVKEFKFHVYANEGGGSLFILVRDSTLEIKKLLLTHFNFTGWKTLKVDITRKVRQDDLVTHKSSELVFLGFLYEAPFERKRGTREVFVIDDILARVRPKYMIFPGEKTLVK is encoded by the coding sequence ATGAGCCGAAAGGGATTTTTCCATTTTCAGAAGAAGTTTCCGATCGGAATTCTTTTGCTCATCCATTGCCTTCCCTTCTTCTCGGATCATGCTGTGGATCTTTCCGGAATTTACAAAGAAGTCCTAGTACAAGACTTCGAAACGGAATCCTTCGGCGAAGAGAATGTAAAGGCGAAGCTTGGTCCCGACTTTACACCCGAAGTACGGATCTCTACCGTATTCAGGACTCCGGAGAGAGATTCCGAAAAATCTCTGTATGTGGAAGTCAGCGCGGAGAAGAACCAGTCCTTTCAGATCCTATTCAAGAAGCCTTGGACTTCTCAGGATTTCGTAAAAGAGTTTAAGTTCCATGTGTATGCAAACGAAGGAGGGGGATCCCTTTTTATTTTGGTTCGGGATTCCACTCTGGAGATCAAAAAGCTTTTGCTGACCCATTTTAATTTTACCGGTTGGAAGACCCTAAAAGTCGATATCACTCGAAAGGTCCGTCAAGACGATCTGGTCACTCACAAAAGTTCCGAGTTAGTATTTCTAGGTTTTTTATATGAGGCTCCCTTCGAGAGAAAAAGAGGAACGAGAGAAGTATTCGTGATAGACGATATTCTCGCAAGAGTCCGGCCTAAATACATGATCTTTCCGGGCGAAAAGACATTAGTAAAATAA
- a CDS encoding NADH:flavin oxidoreductase/NADH oxidase family protein — MVSVLEKNPLLEPLTLPNGVVISNRIAKAAMEEGISDRKFLPGEKIFQLYSRWAKSGAGLLITGNVMVDPNGLTGPGNVILRKGMDLSGLKKWAKIAKSEGSKILLQINHPGRQTFSFVTETPVAPSPIKVKIPGRMFEKVFGVPRALRGEEIRDLIQKFVNAALLAEEAGFDGVEVHSAHGYLINQFLSPITNIREDEWGGSLENRARFLVEVVKGIRAAVKPGFCLGVKLNSADFQGGGFQEEDSIRVIQMLEPLGVDLLEISGGNYESPAMQGGSGKREAYFLEFAKKAREITKIPLLVTGGFRTRSVMQEAISSEEADMIGIATPFAFHPEFVHALAEGKIEKVSTDIPKLSNPAINSIARMSAIRLQFRRMGEGKEPKLPRSLIFNLILDQIRGRRNAKRYKKFLMDGAN, encoded by the coding sequence ATGGTTTCAGTTCTAGAGAAAAATCCATTGCTGGAGCCGCTTACGCTCCCGAACGGAGTAGTGATTTCGAACAGGATCGCTAAGGCAGCGATGGAAGAAGGGATTTCGGATCGGAAATTTCTTCCCGGAGAAAAGATATTCCAACTCTATTCTCGTTGGGCCAAGAGCGGAGCGGGGCTTTTGATTACTGGAAATGTTATGGTGGATCCGAACGGACTCACCGGTCCAGGAAATGTGATCCTAAGAAAGGGAATGGATCTTAGCGGCCTCAAAAAATGGGCCAAGATCGCAAAGTCGGAAGGTTCTAAGATCCTACTGCAGATCAATCATCCCGGAAGGCAGACCTTCAGTTTCGTTACGGAAACCCCGGTGGCTCCTTCTCCCATCAAAGTAAAGATCCCAGGAAGAATGTTTGAAAAGGTTTTCGGAGTTCCAAGGGCTCTCCGAGGAGAGGAGATCCGGGATCTGATCCAAAAATTCGTGAATGCCGCGCTTCTCGCAGAAGAAGCAGGTTTCGATGGTGTAGAAGTTCACTCCGCTCACGGATACCTGATCAATCAGTTTTTATCTCCTATCACCAATATTAGAGAAGATGAATGGGGCGGTTCCCTAGAAAATCGGGCACGTTTTTTGGTAGAAGTGGTCAAAGGAATTCGCGCTGCAGTAAAACCTGGATTTTGCTTAGGAGTCAAATTAAACTCCGCAGACTTCCAAGGAGGAGGTTTCCAAGAGGAAGATTCCATTCGTGTCATCCAGATGTTGGAGCCTTTGGGTGTGGATCTTTTGGAAATTTCCGGAGGGAATTACGAATCTCCTGCAATGCAAGGTGGAAGCGGAAAGAGAGAGGCTTATTTCCTGGAATTCGCAAAGAAAGCGAGAGAGATCACTAAGATCCCTCTTTTAGTAACGGGAGGTTTTAGGACCAGATCCGTAATGCAAGAGGCGATTTCCTCGGAAGAAGCGGATATGATCGGGATCGCGACCCCATTCGCATTCCATCCTGAATTTGTGCACGCATTAGCAGAAGGGAAGATAGAGAAGGTCTCCACGGATATCCCTAAACTATCCAATCCTGCAATCAATTCAATTGCAAGGATGTCGGCAATCCGTTTGCAATTTCGTAGAATGGGAGAAGGAAAAGAACCGAAATTGCCTAGATCCTTAATATTCAATCTGATCTTGGATCAGATCCGAGGCAGAAGGAACGCCAAAAGATATAAGAAATTCTTAATGGATGGCGCGAATTAA
- a CDS encoding TetR/AcrR family transcriptional regulator: MKLAKSKPGWKKMPEEIRRTSILQAAMRCFFSKGFERTSVQDIAEAAGLTKGGIYFHFESKEEIRDTLIRNFLSWERFGFEDSEVLALPPHLRLVEYLERLAKRLSIEGNCSPRLFAEATACGAMEPEILNFYNSLEKLFARTIEEAQTNGKIKATLSPELLARTLLALFDGLQIQSDISSERDLQSKGREVLKSFFKNILFIPSDDCQI; the protein is encoded by the coding sequence ATGAAATTGGCAAAGTCCAAGCCCGGCTGGAAGAAAATGCCCGAGGAGATCCGCAGAACCTCGATCCTGCAAGCGGCGATGAGATGTTTCTTTAGCAAGGGGTTCGAACGTACCTCGGTCCAGGATATTGCGGAAGCTGCGGGACTCACAAAGGGCGGAATCTATTTCCATTTCGAAAGCAAGGAAGAGATCAGAGACACTCTCATTCGGAACTTTCTCTCCTGGGAAAGATTCGGATTCGAGGACTCCGAGGTTTTGGCCCTTCCTCCTCATCTTAGATTAGTGGAATACTTAGAGAGATTGGCAAAACGTCTGTCCATTGAAGGGAATTGTAGCCCTCGCCTTTTCGCAGAAGCCACCGCCTGCGGTGCTATGGAACCGGAAATATTAAATTTTTATAATTCTTTAGAGAAACTTTTTGCAAGAACGATAGAAGAGGCGCAAACGAACGGAAAGATCAAGGCAACTCTTTCGCCGGAGCTGTTAGCCCGCACCCTTCTTGCATTGTTCGACGGATTGCAGATCCAATCCGATATTTCCAGCGAGCGGGATTTGCAAAGTAAGGGAAGAGAAGTCCTGAAATCATTCTTCAAGAACATCCTATTCATTCCCTCGGACGATTGCCAAATTTAG
- a CDS encoding NAD(P)-dependent oxidoreductase, with protein MPLPILYYPEGTTGASEIFSHFRNLEVRPYPVKDPQSVEQEKPEILIANTRLKVDRETCKRFPSVKVFATVSSGTDHVNFSDLKQESRVFLNSPGCNAGSVAEYCWVSLLHFFSEQELRQKKVGLIGYGNTGRAFAKILEEKGVSFSYNDPFHKEGSIPLQEILEFPIVSFHIPLTSTGPYPTQDLLTKQMVASLRPGTLVLNTSRGEIWSAEAFQTILDRSDLLKVLDVFQPEPPKEELALQLSELSHSILTPHIAGYSQLGRLLGTYRLAEKLCILYKDGPLPPLQNFLVKHPPIETATFLKEEDSLLREAWKKKDWEYFERRRNSYPIRKDMGLAELY; from the coding sequence ATGCCTCTTCCTATTCTGTACTATCCGGAAGGAACGACCGGAGCCTCGGAAATCTTTTCTCATTTCCGGAATCTGGAGGTCAGACCCTATCCTGTAAAGGATCCGCAGTCTGTGGAACAGGAGAAGCCGGAGATCCTGATCGCAAATACAAGACTGAAGGTCGATCGAGAGACCTGCAAAAGATTTCCGAGTGTGAAGGTGTTCGCTACCGTAAGTTCCGGAACGGATCATGTGAATTTCTCGGATCTAAAACAAGAATCCAGGGTCTTTCTGAATTCCCCCGGATGCAATGCAGGGTCCGTCGCAGAATATTGCTGGGTCTCGCTTCTTCATTTCTTTTCGGAACAAGAGTTAAGACAGAAGAAGGTTGGGCTCATCGGTTATGGGAACACGGGTCGTGCATTTGCAAAGATCCTAGAAGAAAAGGGAGTCTCTTTTTCCTATAACGATCCATTTCATAAGGAAGGATCGATCCCTCTTCAGGAGATCTTGGAATTTCCGATCGTAAGTTTTCATATTCCACTTACATCGACAGGGCCGTATCCAACCCAAGATCTGCTTACGAAGCAGATGGTTGCTTCTTTAAGACCGGGGACCTTGGTATTGAATACGAGTAGGGGAGAGATTTGGAGTGCGGAAGCATTTCAAACGATTTTAGATCGAAGCGACTTACTGAAGGTGTTGGACGTGTTTCAGCCTGAACCTCCGAAAGAAGAATTGGCATTGCAGTTAAGCGAACTTTCTCATTCCATTCTCACTCCTCATATCGCGGGATATAGCCAGCTCGGTAGGCTTTTGGGAACCTATAGGCTTGCGGAGAAGTTATGCATTCTATACAAGGATGGTCCGCTTCCTCCCTTGCAAAATTTTTTAGTGAAACATCCTCCTATAGAAACTGCCACTTTCCTGAAAGAAGAGGATTCTCTACTGAGAGAGGCTTGGAAAAAGAAGGACTGGGAATATTTCGAAAGAAGAAGGAATTCATATCCTATTCGAAAGGATATGGGACTCGCGGAACTATATTAG
- a CDS encoding xylulokinase: MKSKVFVLAYDIGTTGTKTCLFEIGDKLTLVHSSSLEYGLTLLEGGGVEQDPEDWWNAMKETTSVLLKETGLDPAQIAGISFCSQMQGLVLVDKDLKPVRPAMSYMDQRAREEMKKGIEHGIKIEGLNAFKLLRSLQITGAVAGSVKDPLWKYKWVESKEPEKFSKVSKWLDVKDYLTTRCTGRATMTLDSAFATFLYDSRPGKGHWHKGLCRMFGVRIEHLPELVQSTEKIGGLTENSARELGLQVGTAVFGGGGDASLIGIGAGAVEEGDTHIYAGTSGWVSTVTKKRTVDINARIASIVGARAGYYSYFGEQETSGKCLQWVKDHLALDEIDVYLEKRNVTEGQDAMYDSLFAFLFESIKDTPAGSDGVIFTPWMHGNRCPFEDPAARGMFFNIGLDTGKRKLIRAVIEGIAFHKRWILELSEVKIPASSTIRFVGGVARSPIICQILADITGKTIETIDHPQNAGATGAAAIAALGLGKIRSFGEIRNLIPSKESWTPNLANQKIYDRNFSVFKTLYETNKEHYATLNIHI, encoded by the coding sequence ATGAAATCTAAAGTATTTGTTCTAGCCTATGATATTGGAACTACAGGGACCAAGACCTGCCTCTTCGAGATCGGAGACAAACTCACACTCGTACATTCTTCTTCCTTAGAATATGGACTGACCCTTTTAGAAGGAGGAGGAGTAGAGCAAGACCCAGAGGATTGGTGGAATGCAATGAAGGAAACCACCTCCGTTCTTCTCAAAGAAACCGGATTGGATCCGGCCCAGATCGCGGGCATATCCTTCTGCTCCCAAATGCAGGGATTGGTCTTGGTCGACAAAGACCTGAAACCGGTCCGTCCCGCGATGAGCTATATGGACCAGAGAGCCCGAGAGGAAATGAAGAAGGGCATAGAGCATGGGATCAAGATAGAAGGCCTGAATGCTTTCAAACTCTTGAGATCCTTGCAGATCACAGGTGCAGTAGCAGGAAGCGTAAAGGATCCATTATGGAAATATAAATGGGTGGAGTCGAAGGAGCCCGAAAAATTTTCCAAGGTATCTAAATGGTTGGATGTAAAAGATTATCTGACTACTCGATGCACAGGGCGAGCGACCATGACCCTGGATTCCGCATTCGCCACCTTCTTATATGATTCTCGTCCTGGCAAAGGACATTGGCATAAGGGACTCTGCAGGATGTTCGGAGTCCGAATAGAGCATCTCCCCGAATTAGTACAGTCGACGGAAAAGATCGGAGGCCTAACGGAAAACTCGGCTAGAGAGTTAGGATTACAAGTAGGAACTGCAGTTTTTGGAGGAGGAGGGGACGCTTCTCTGATCGGGATTGGGGCCGGTGCGGTGGAAGAAGGGGACACCCATATTTATGCGGGGACCTCCGGTTGGGTTTCCACAGTCACTAAAAAGAGGACTGTAGATATCAACGCGAGAATTGCGTCAATCGTGGGTGCGAGAGCTGGTTATTATAGTTATTTTGGAGAACAGGAAACCTCCGGTAAATGTCTGCAATGGGTAAAAGATCATCTCGCCTTGGACGAGATAGATGTGTACTTAGAAAAGAGAAATGTAACCGAAGGCCAGGATGCGATGTACGATAGCTTATTCGCATTCTTATTCGAATCCATAAAGGATACTCCTGCAGGAAGCGACGGGGTGATCTTCACTCCTTGGATGCATGGAAATCGTTGTCCATTCGAGGATCCTGCCGCAAGGGGGATGTTCTTCAATATAGGTCTAGATACTGGAAAAAGAAAACTTATCCGTGCAGTGATAGAGGGGATCGCATTTCATAAAAGATGGATATTAGAATTATCTGAAGTAAAGATCCCCGCTTCTTCTACCATACGATTTGTGGGAGGAGTGGCACGTTCGCCGATCATTTGTCAGATCTTGGCGGATATTACAGGCAAAACGATAGAAACGATAGATCATCCTCAGAATGCGGGAGCCACCGGTGCGGCCGCGATAGCCGCTCTTGGACTGGGTAAGATCCGATCTTTCGGAGAAATACGGAATTTGATCCCGAGCAAAGAGAGTTGGACTCCGAACCTTGCGAATCAAAAAATATACGATCGAAACTTTTCGGTATTTAAAACACTTTACGAAACAAACAAAGAGCATTATGCAACTTTAAACATACATATATAA
- a CDS encoding L-dopachrome tautomerase-related protein, with protein MLKNWIMVSILVSAFLKCETGNLEDRTTAPKYSSSSMETVIQLDRPPGNISVSASGRIFFSFFPQGTPPIKIAELKNGQVIPFPSQAFQSNFNTVISVRVDDKGRLWTLDYGNLGIGTPPGIYAFDIETGAVLHHYQFPSDIAPKDSLFNDMQVDTVTETIYITDTSPIIPDPGLVVYDIASKKARRLLKGSTSVTGEKNEIVVNGTPFEVAGVPIIFNADSIALDQNLEWLYFAPFTSGELYRAKTSALRDTTLTAAQLSAQVEQYSLKSMSDGISIDKNGNIYVTDPEHSAINFIDPSKKITTLYKDTKLRWPDGFSYAPDGYMYLTCSALNDVFLQTDLTILSKGPYYIYRFKPEAEGILGR; from the coding sequence ATGTTAAAGAATTGGATCATGGTTTCGATACTCGTATCGGCCTTCCTAAAATGCGAAACAGGCAATCTAGAGGATAGAACGACTGCCCCGAAATATTCTAGCTCTTCTATGGAGACGGTCATCCAGTTGGATCGTCCTCCTGGGAATATCAGTGTCTCTGCTTCCGGAAGGATTTTCTTTTCCTTCTTCCCACAAGGGACTCCTCCGATCAAAATTGCAGAATTGAAAAATGGACAGGTGATCCCTTTCCCCAGCCAAGCCTTTCAAAGTAATTTCAACACCGTTATCTCCGTTCGTGTGGACGATAAGGGAAGACTATGGACCTTGGACTATGGCAATCTAGGGATCGGAACTCCTCCCGGTATATACGCTTTCGACATAGAGACCGGAGCGGTATTGCATCATTATCAATTTCCTTCCGACATAGCTCCTAAGGATTCGCTCTTCAACGATATGCAAGTGGACACTGTTACCGAGACTATTTATATCACGGATACAAGCCCGATCATTCCCGATCCTGGCTTGGTTGTGTACGATATCGCATCTAAGAAGGCAAGACGTCTTCTAAAAGGCAGTACTTCCGTTACGGGAGAGAAAAACGAGATCGTTGTAAACGGAACTCCTTTCGAAGTAGCAGGAGTACCGATCATCTTCAATGCGGATTCGATCGCGTTGGACCAAAATCTAGAATGGTTGTATTTTGCTCCTTTTACTTCCGGAGAATTATATAGAGCTAAGACAAGCGCACTAAGAGATACGACACTAACTGCGGCCCAATTGTCGGCTCAGGTAGAACAGTATTCTTTGAAGTCTATGAGTGATGGGATCAGTATCGACAAGAACGGAAATATCTATGTGACCGATCCGGAACATTCCGCGATCAATTTCATCGATCCTTCCAAGAAGATCACCACTCTATACAAAGATACGAAACTTCGGTGGCCGGATGGATTCTCGTATGCTCCTGACGGATACATGTATCTGACTTGCAGTGCATTGAACGATGTGTTCTTGCAAACCGACCTTACGATCCTAAGCAAGGGACCTTATTATATCTATAGATTCAAACCGGAAGCGGAAGGGATCTTAGGTAGATAA
- a CDS encoding TetR/AcrR family transcriptional regulator encodes MKREEQSNRVRAKILEVSRKLFVSEGYEKATIRRIIEEADITTGSLYHFFKNKEEILLAIAGEVFNEAGDTAERLVGEMDPPLVFALEIGLQFYLCQKKLSIAETYLAAYRTQGVTEMIGKRGAHRSKLLFEKYNPQFDHQDYLIRTLAFRGVFQSLLEEMVYSGQVDRVRMMATVIELGLATFGVPKEEAELALQKTFRLLQERASEIEALAEGLLEIFVNGPR; translated from the coding sequence ATGAAGAGAGAGGAACAATCGAATCGAGTTCGAGCAAAGATATTAGAAGTCTCGAGAAAGTTATTCGTAAGCGAAGGATATGAGAAGGCGACCATCCGCAGGATCATCGAAGAAGCGGATATCACGACAGGCAGCCTGTATCATTTCTTTAAGAATAAGGAAGAAATACTCCTCGCGATAGCGGGAGAAGTGTTTAATGAGGCGGGGGATACCGCTGAAAGGCTCGTGGGGGAAATGGATCCTCCCTTGGTATTTGCCCTAGAGATAGGGCTCCAGTTCTATCTCTGCCAAAAAAAGCTCTCGATAGCCGAAACATATTTGGCGGCCTATCGGACCCAAGGGGTCACGGAGATGATCGGTAAGAGAGGAGCTCACAGAAGCAAGCTCCTATTCGAGAAATACAATCCTCAGTTCGATCATCAGGATTATCTAATACGCACTCTTGCATTTAGAGGGGTCTTCCAGAGTTTATTGGAAGAGATGGTGTATTCCGGGCAGGTGGATCGGGTCCGAATGATGGCCACAGTCATCGAATTGGGCCTTGCTACTTTCGGGGTGCCTAAGGAAGAAGCAGAACTCGCTCTACAAAAGACTTTCCGTCTTCTGCAAGAAAGAGCCAGCGAGATTGAAGCCTTGGCGGAAGGATTGCTGGAGATCTTCGTAAACGGCCCGAGATGA
- a CDS encoding MFS transporter, with protein sequence MRENQVKVYGYRWVILGLYALITAIIQIQWLSLASVAREAKLFYGVTGLQIDLLSLIFLGVFVFLAIPASYIIDTYGIRIGVGIGAFLTGIFSLLKGFYAHDFNIVIVSQIGLAIAQPFILNAVTKVSVQWFPITERATAVALGTLAQFIGIIIVMLLTPRLLGEAEPNPAAIPGILLNYGIASFVGAVLFLAFFREKPPTSPSTHGEDARIKVFEGLKHILKQKDMQKALFLFLIGLGIFNAISTCIDQICESKGLNMTQSGEIAGMMLMSGIIGGIFVPLISDKLGRRQPFILLAMAGFLPGIFLLSFAHDYFFVLAGAFLIGFFVLGIGAPIGFQYCAEITSPAPESSSQGLLLWIGQISGIAFIVGLNTLGSDLFLKIFIGLGAVNLGIAFLLKESPMMDWNNEKLKENSLTHK encoded by the coding sequence ATGCGTGAAAACCAAGTAAAGGTATACGGCTACAGATGGGTGATTCTTGGTCTATACGCTCTAATCACGGCAATAATCCAAATCCAATGGCTGAGTCTTGCGTCTGTTGCAAGGGAGGCCAAATTATTTTATGGCGTAACCGGTCTTCAGATCGATCTTCTTTCCCTGATTTTCTTGGGAGTGTTCGTATTCTTAGCGATCCCGGCTTCCTATATCATCGACACCTACGGGATCCGTATCGGGGTCGGAATAGGAGCCTTCTTAACAGGTATCTTCTCCCTACTCAAGGGATTCTACGCTCATGATTTTAATATAGTCATCGTATCTCAGATCGGCTTAGCAATCGCTCAACCTTTCATTCTAAACGCAGTCACCAAGGTAAGCGTGCAATGGTTCCCTATTACAGAAAGAGCCACCGCAGTTGCTTTAGGTACCTTGGCTCAGTTTATAGGGATCATCATTGTGATGCTCTTAACTCCAAGACTCTTAGGAGAAGCGGAACCGAATCCTGCCGCCATTCCTGGAATTCTATTGAATTACGGGATCGCGTCTTTTGTAGGTGCCGTTCTCTTTCTAGCATTTTTCAGGGAGAAGCCGCCTACTTCCCCGAGCACTCATGGAGAGGATGCAAGGATCAAGGTATTCGAGGGACTGAAGCATATCCTGAAGCAGAAAGACATGCAAAAGGCTCTCTTCCTATTCCTGATCGGGCTGGGGATCTTTAATGCGATCAGCACTTGCATAGACCAGATCTGCGAGTCCAAAGGATTGAATATGACCCAATCCGGAGAGATCGCGGGCATGATGCTCATGTCCGGGATCATCGGCGGGATTTTTGTGCCTCTTATCTCCGACAAACTAGGAAGAAGACAACCATTTATCCTACTCGCAATGGCAGGTTTCTTGCCTGGGATCTTTTTGCTTTCTTTCGCTCACGATTACTTTTTCGTTTTGGCAGGAGCATTCCTGATCGGCTTCTTCGTATTGGGGATCGGAGCTCCCATCGGATTCCAGTACTGCGCAGAAATTACTTCTCCTGCTCCGGAATCTTCTTCTCAAGGACTGTTGCTTTGGATCGGACAGATCTCGGGGATCGCATTCATTGTAGGATTGAACACTCTTGGATCGGATCTATTCCTGAAGATCTTCATAGGCTTAGGAGCCGTCAATCTCGGGATCGCATTCCTATTAAAGGAATCCCCTATGATGGATTGGAATAACGAAAAACTAAAAGAGAATTCCCTAACTCATAAATAA
- a CDS encoding lipase secretion chaperone has product MLERLKEIPLKVWLFSVGFLVFLAIVIFLLWEPSSSGKDFGFDGTDSDGYRVTQNEAGEWVINPEIVATSHDLYKDGEWLTYDEIIKNASNGELDLVSSLWELRRKCPADYSPDQCNEIVKAFILEHYPGADGERLVGLFRKYLSYEIVLREFEQPRGKSPEEIYDLVKKKRREIFSDQDAKLIFGLEESEKEFQFGYDHFLGEIKGLPGDKKLARYEEYRKGVYGNYYNAINKREPKFTKYETELYFKESDLDKLPSAQKDPQVRAIREKYFGKDGADRIEKVYKEIEASKQKETQTDQEEQAWLKSHPTARPDERDKALKDIRVKNLGQEEADAYARRKALEEDQRRLQGK; this is encoded by the coding sequence ATGTTAGAACGTTTAAAAGAAATCCCCCTGAAAGTTTGGCTTTTTTCCGTAGGTTTCCTTGTATTCCTGGCCATAGTTATATTTCTACTCTGGGAGCCAAGCTCCTCCGGCAAAGACTTCGGCTTCGATGGTACCGACTCCGACGGTTATAGAGTCACCCAAAACGAAGCGGGTGAATGGGTCATCAATCCGGAGATTGTCGCAACCTCTCACGATCTCTACAAGGATGGAGAATGGCTCACCTATGACGAGATCATCAAGAATGCATCCAACGGAGAATTGGATCTGGTTTCTTCTCTTTGGGAATTGAGAAGGAAATGTCCTGCAGATTATAGTCCGGACCAATGTAATGAGATCGTAAAAGCATTCATCCTAGAACACTATCCGGGCGCAGACGGAGAAAGACTGGTCGGTCTTTTTAGAAAATATTTATCTTATGAGATCGTATTACGGGAATTTGAACAACCTAGAGGAAAATCCCCCGAAGAGATCTACGACTTGGTCAAGAAGAAGAGAAGAGAGATCTTCTCCGACCAAGACGCGAAACTGATCTTCGGCTTGGAAGAATCCGAGAAGGAATTCCAGTTCGGATACGATCATTTCTTAGGTGAGATCAAGGGTTTACCCGGAGATAAAAAACTCGCGAGATACGAAGAGTATCGAAAGGGAGTTTATGGGAACTATTATAACGCGATCAACAAGAGAGAGCCAAAGTTCACAAAGTACGAAACAGAGTTATACTTTAAGGAATCCGATCTAGACAAGCTTCCTTCTGCTCAAAAAGATCCTCAGGTAAGAGCCATCCGAGAAAAATACTTCGGTAAGGACGGAGCAGACAGGATCGAAAAAGTCTATAAAGAGATCGAAGCAAGTAAACAAAAAGAGACCCAGACAGACCAGGAAGAACAGGCCTGGCTCAAGTCTCATCCAACTGCTCGTCCCGATGAAAGAGACAAGGCCCTAAAAGATATCCGGGTCAAGAACCTAGGCCAAGAAGAAGCGGACGCATATGCGAGACGTAAAGCGTTAGAAGAAGACCAAAGACGTTTACAAGGTAAATGA